The Bradyrhizobium sp. WSM471 genome includes the window GTCCTTGGGGTCGATGCCGCGGCCGTTATCGCTGATCTCGAAGATAGCGTAGCCGAGCTTGGTGCGCCCGCGGATTCTGATCTCGCCGGGGACGCCGGGCTTGAGATATTTGATGGCGTTGTCGATCAGATTGGAGAAGATCTGCTCCAGCGCCAGGCGGTCGCTGACGAGATTGGGCAGGGGGGCGACATGGATCTCCGCCTGCGCCTCGGCGGCCTGATGCGCCAGCGTCGATACGATCGCTTCGATCAGCTCGGCGGTGTCGATCTTTTCGGGCTGGAACTCGCGCCGGCCCTCGCGGGTGAGATTGAGGATCGCCGAGATCAGGCGGTCCATCTTGGCGATCGACGACTTGATGAAGCCCAGCGCTTCGGAAAAATCCGCTGAGAGCTGCTTGTCGGCACCTTCGAGCGCGATCTCGCCGTCCGGCAGCGGCGGCCCGTCGGCCGGGACGTGGGTAAGGCCGCCTATACGGCGGAAAATGTCGCCGCCGAGCTCTTCGAGTTCGCTGGTGAAGCCCATGATGTTGACGAGTGGCGAGCGCAGATCGTGGCTGACGATATAGGCAAAGCGCTGGATCTCGTTATTGGCTTCGCGCAGATCGGCCGTGCGTTCGTCGACCACGGCCTCCAGATTGACATTGGCATCGCGCAGGCGGGCCTCGGCATCGTCACGGGCGCGGGCCGAGCGCCGCACCAGCCAGATCGAGATCAGCGCCAGCAGCACGACGAGGCCCGAGCCGATGCCGGTCATCGACGCGGCCAGGGTCTGGCTGCGGTCCGAATTGACCGTTCGGAGCCGGAACAGCCGTTCTTCTTCCTGGATCATCTCGGTCGCGACTTTGGCGATTGCGGCTGTCGCGTCCGTGGAGACAACCTCGCGGACCAGCGCTGCGGCGTTCTCCGGCTCACCCCGCCGGAGGAAATCCATCTCCTGCGCGAACTGGCCGAGACGGGTCTCGATCGCCGCGCTCAGCTTCTCGATGTTCTCGCGTTGCGCCGGATTGTCGCCGGTCAGGCGCGTGAGCTTGTCGAGAGCCGGGACGACGGCCGCCACGGCCTTGTCATGGTCGACCTTGAAATCCTCGCCCTGTGTCAGGAGGTAGCCCCGGGCGGTGCTCTCGGCTCGGCGGATTTCCAGCAGGAGGGCGTTGATCTGGTTCTCCGCCTCGATGGTGTGAACCACCCATTTGCTGTCGTCTCTCGCCTTGTTGACGAGGTAGACGGAGCCGGCGCTGATCACGGTCAGCACCAGCAGTCCCGCTGCGAACAGCAGGATCTGCCAAAACGTACGCCGTCGCTGCGCGTCAGCGGTCACGACGGTCTCGCTCGATCAGGCTTGCCGGACTTCAAAACGCCCCCTCGGAACTGTCCCCACGTCCTAAACGCGATTAGGGCCAAAGGGTTCCATGCGGAGGGACGGCTACTTCGGGGCGGGTTCCGCCTTGCCGGCGAGATATTGTTCCAGCCAGTGGATGTGGTAGTCGCCGTTGATGATGTCGTCTTCGCGCACCAGAGCGCGGAACAGCGGCAGGGTGGTCTCGATGCCCTCGACCACCATCTCGTCCAGCGCCCGGCGCAGCCGCATCAGGCACTCGCCGCGGGTCTTGCCGTGCACGATCAGCTTGCCGACCAGCGAGTCGTAATAAGGCGGGATCGTGTAGCCCTGATACACGGCGGAATCGATCCGCACACCGAGCCCCCCGGGAGGGTGATATTGAGTGATGCGGCCGGGCGAAGGACGGAAGGTCTGCGGATTCTCGGCGTTGATGCGGCACTCGATTGCGTGGCCGATGACCTGGACCTCTTCCTGCCGCGCCGGCAGGTCGCCGCCGGCGGCGATGCGGATCTGCTCCAGCACGAGGTCGATGTCGGTGATGCTCTCAGTGACGGGATGCTCGACCTGGATGCGCGTGTTCATCTCGATGAAGTAGAACTCGCCGTCCTCGAACAGGAACTCGATCGTGCCGACGCCGAGATATTTCATCTCGCGCATCGCCTTGGCGCAGGTCTCGCCGATCTTGGCGCGGGCCGCCGCAGTCAGCACGGGCGAGGGGCCTTCCTCCCAGACTTTCTGGTGGCGCCGCTGCAGCGAGCAGTCGCGTTCGCCAAGATGAATCGCGCCGCCGCGGCCGTCGCCGAGGATCTGGATCTCGATGTGGCGCGGCTTCTGCAGATATTTTTCGAGGTAGACGGAGGCATCGCCGAAGGCGGATTTGGCCTCGTTGGCGGCCGTTGACAGCGCGACCTGAAGATCGGCCTCGCTCTCGGCCACCTTCATGCCGCGGCCGCCGCCGCCCGCCGCGGCCTTGACCAGCACGGGGAAGCCGATCTTCCTGGCGATCGCCATTGCGTCGTCGTTGGGGCCGACCCCTCCGTCGGAGCCGGGCACCACGGGAATGCCGAGCTTCTTGGCCGTCCTTTTGGCCTCGATCTTGTCGCCCATCAGGCGGATGTGCTCGGCCTTCGGGCCGATGAAATGCAGATTATGCTCGGCGAGGATTTCGGCAAAGCGCGCGTTCTCCGACAGGAAGCCGTAGCCGGGATGCACGGCATCGGCGCCGGTGATCTCGCAGGCCGCGAGCAGCGCGGGGACGTTGAGATAGCTGTCCTTGGACGCCGGCGGCCCGATGCACACGCTCTCGTCCGACAGGCGCACATGCATGGCATCGGCGTCGGCGGTGGAGTGCACGGCGACGGTCGCGATCCCGAGTTCCTTGCAGGCCCTGAGGATGCGAAGGGCGATCTCGCCGCGATTGGCTATGAGGATCTTGTCGAACATGGTGTCCTTATTGGACTGACGCGCGGAAAGCGGCGAGGGCGATGAGACCACCCTCGATCGTCACTCAATGATCACGAGCGGCTCGCCGTACTCGACCGGCTGGCCGTCCTCGATCACGATCTGCGTCACCGTGCCGGCGCGCGGCGAGGGGATCTGGTTCATGGTCTTCATGGCTTCGATGATCAGCAGCGTCTGGCCGACCGAGACCTTGCTGCCGACCTCGATGAACGGCTTGGCGCCGGGCTCTGGCGCCCAATAGGCGGTGCCGACCATCGGCGAGGTCACGGCGCCGGGATGCTTCGACAGGTCGGCAGCGGCAGGCGCGGAGGCGGCTGCGGCCGCGGGGAGGGCGGCGGGGGCGGCCGCCATTTGCATCGGCATGGTCGCGGCGACGCTGATGTTGCGGGCGACGCGCAGGCGCAGGCCGGCACGCTCGATCTCGATCTCGGTGAGGCTGGTCTCATCGAGCAGCAAGGCAAGCTCACGGACGAGGGCGGAGTCCTCGCTGGAAAACTTTGCGGCTGCTTTGTCGTCTGGCTGGCGCGCCATGTTGTTTGATCCGAATGTTCTGTGTGAAGGGGGAGCGTCAGGCTTTGGGCTTGATGCCGAGCTTGGCGGCAAGGCCCTGGATGGCGAGGCGGTAGCCCTCGATGCCGAAACCGCAGAGCGAGGCGAAGGCCGCGCGCGCGGTGTAGGAGTGATGCCGGAAATTCTCGCGGGCGTGAATGTTGGTGACGTGCACTTCGACCGTCGGGATCTGCACCGCGAGCAGCGCGTCGTGCAGCGCGATCGACGTGTGCGAATAGCCGCCGGCATTGATGATGATGCCCTTCATCTTGCGGGCATGTGCCTCGTGGATGAAGTCGATCAATTCGCCTTCGCGGTTGGACTGCCGGCAGTCGGCCTTGAGGCCGAACGTGGCCGCCGTTTCCCGGCACAGCGCCTCGACGTCGGGCAGCGACGCATGCCCGTACTTCTCGGGCTCGCGCGTCCCCAACATGTTGAGGTTCGGCCCGTTCAGGACAAGGATCGTGTCGGTTGCTGGTTCGGCCATTCCAATCCCGCAAGAGGTGCTTCGGCGTGGCGGGGGTTATAGGTAACAAAGCGCGTGAGGGGAAGCCTTGAAGGACCTCCCAGGTGGCTTCAGATAGCTCATCCCAGGTGCAAAAACCTGTGCGCAAGCTACGGAAATCGCTTGTTAACCAGTCCGAAGCATGGCTGCCGGCCGGCGTGTGCGGGAAGACGCCGCCCGGTAACCCAAAAGCCCCTGCCGATCTCTCGGCAAGGGCTCATTTGGAGCTTCAGCGAAGCGACTTAGCCTTCGATAATGTACACGATCTCGCGCGTCTGCGGACGAACGATGACATACCGCCCGTGCACCAAGATCACATCATAGCCGCGCCATTCCGGATAAATCTCGACGATCCGCGGGGGAAGCGGATGGAAATGAACGCTGGCCGGGATTGTCGTGCCGACCGAGATGTTGAAGTTGACGTTGGTCGTTTCCTCGATCTTGGTCGACTTGATCGCGGATGTGATCTCGGTCCGCTTCTCGGGCGGCGGTGCAGAAGCGGTCGCGGAGGCCGTGCCGGTCGTGGTCTGAGACTTGGTATCGGCGGCCTTGTTGTCCGCACCCTTGGTCTGGCTGTCTGCGCCCTTGGTCTGGGCGTTCATGTTGCCGCTCTTGGTGTCAGTCTCCGTGCTCTTGGACTTGTCCGTCTGGGACTTGTCCATCGTGCTCTTCGACTTGTCCTGCGCTGCCTTGTCCTGCGCTGACTTGTCATGCATGGACTTGTCTTGAGCGGACTTATCCTGCGCGCCCTGGGCGTGCTCACCCTTCGCCGCGCCGGCCTTCTCGTCGGTCGCGTTCTTGTTCATCGCGCCGGACTTGTCCATCCCGCCCGACGACTTCTCCTCGGCTGCTCCGCCGGACTTCATGCTGCTGGAGCCGCCAGCCTGACCGACGGTGCCCTTCTCATGGGCGGATTCCTTACCCATCGAGCCGCCGCGTTCGGCGGCGCCGCCGGAAGGCTGCGAATGCTGCATCTGCGCACCACCGGCGCCGCCACCGCTGTCGCGGTTCATGGTGCCCTGTGCGTTCGCCAGACCGGTGCCCGCGACGAGCGCGAGTGTAGCAACCGAGATCATAAAGCGGTTAGACATGGAATTCTCCTCACGTGTTCATTTGCGTCATTGCCCGCGCCGACAACGAAAGGAGATTTGAGTAGTTCCGGAACTTTGGTGGTTCCGAGGCTTTTGTTTGTTGAACGCCAGATGAACGCGCGCGCCAGATTTCGGCGCAATGAAAAGACCGGCTTTTCAGCCGGCCTTTTGCATGCGTGAGTTGTAGACCTAATCAGCGGATCGCCTTGTTAGCAAGTCGCCTTGCCGCAGCGGGCCACAGCGATCTTTTCCTTCAGGCTATCGACGCCGACGGCGCCGACAACGATCTGCTTGCCGATCACGTAGCTCGGCGTGCCGTTCATGCCCATTGCTTCGGCGAGCTTGAAGTTCTCCTCGATGGTGCTGCGTACCTCGGCGCTGCCGATGTCCTTTTCGATCTTCGCGACGTCGAGGCCGGCTTCCTTGGCCGCCTGAAGCGCGCGCGCCTTGTCGGCCGCGCCACGACCGCCGAGCAGCTTCTGGTGGAAGTCGAGGTACTTCTTGCCGGAGGGATCCTGCATCCGCACCGCGACCGCGACCTGGGCTGCTTCGACCGAGCCCTGGCTCAGCACCGGAAACTCCTTCAGCACCACCTTCAGCTTCGGATCGGCCTTCATGAGGGTGAGCATGTCGTCCATCGCGCGCTTGCAGTAGCCGCAATTGTAGTCGAAGAACTCGACGAAGGTGACGTCGCCGTCCTTGTTGCCGAGCACGACCTGGCGCGGCGAGTTGAAGATCGCGTCGGAATTCTGCGCGACGCTGGCCTCGTGCTTCTGGGTCTCGGCCGCAGCCTGGCGCTTGGTGAGCTCGGCCATCGCTTCCTCGAGCACCTCTGGATGGGTGACGAGATAGTTCCTGACGATCGCCTCGATGTCCGTGCGCTGGGCATCGGAGAAGCTGTCGGCCGACGCGGGCGCGGCTGCGCCGAACATGGCGAGCGCAAACAGCGCGGGAGCAAGCAGGCGCAGCGAAGGCATAGGCAAATCCTCTTATCCAAAGCAGGTTTCGGAAAACGTCCCGGCGGACTTAAGCTCGGTGTCGTGACGTCGTTTCGTAAGGCGTCGTTTCGTAAGGCGTCGTGGTGTAAGGTCGTCTTGGTCTTGTCAGTTGCGCGGCGGTTTCGACGCCACGATGTCGTCGGCCTTGACCCATCCGGGCGTGCCGACGGCGAAACGGGTTTTCGCGCGCGTCGCAAGCTCGCGGGCGGTCTTGTTGTCGCCGCGCAGGTAAGCGGCCTGTGCCGACGCCAGATCCGCCTCGGCATAGTCGCCCTTCCGGCCATACGCCATCGCGAGCTGCATGTAGCCGAGCACAGCCTCCGGTTCCCGTGCCACGGCGGCCCGGAGAATCCGAACGGCGTCATCCGTGTAGGCCTTATTATCGGACCCAACCAGAGCCTGCCCAAGTAACATCTCGATGAGGGGCGCGTTGTTCGAAAGTGCGACAGCCTTGCGCAGGGCAGGGATTGCCTCGGCCGGCTTGCCGCCCTCCAGCAGGGCCTGCCCGCGTACCTCGTAAAAATACGCATTGTTGGGTTGGATCTGGATCAGCGCGTCGATCTGGGTGAGCGCGCTGC containing:
- the accC gene encoding acetyl-CoA carboxylase biotin carboxylase subunit: MFDKILIANRGEIALRILRACKELGIATVAVHSTADADAMHVRLSDESVCIGPPASKDSYLNVPALLAACEITGADAVHPGYGFLSENARFAEILAEHNLHFIGPKAEHIRLMGDKIEAKRTAKKLGIPVVPGSDGGVGPNDDAMAIARKIGFPVLVKAAAGGGGRGMKVAESEADLQVALSTAANEAKSAFGDASVYLEKYLQKPRHIEIQILGDGRGGAIHLGERDCSLQRRHQKVWEEGPSPVLTAAARAKIGETCAKAMREMKYLGVGTIEFLFEDGEFYFIEMNTRIQVEHPVTESITDIDLVLEQIRIAAGGDLPARQEEVQVIGHAIECRINAENPQTFRPSPGRITQYHPPGGLGVRIDSAVYQGYTIPPYYDSLVGKLIVHGKTRGECLMRLRRALDEMVVEGIETTLPLFRALVREDDIINGDYHIHWLEQYLAGKAEPAPK
- a CDS encoding CHASE3 domain-containing protein; protein product: MTADAQRRRTFWQILLFAAGLLVLTVISAGSVYLVNKARDDSKWVVHTIEAENQINALLLEIRRAESTARGYLLTQGEDFKVDHDKAVAAVVPALDKLTRLTGDNPAQRENIEKLSAAIETRLGQFAQEMDFLRRGEPENAAALVREVVSTDATAAIAKVATEMIQEEERLFRLRTVNSDRSQTLAASMTGIGSGLVVLLALISIWLVRRSARARDDAEARLRDANVNLEAVVDERTADLREANNEIQRFAYIVSHDLRSPLVNIMGFTSELEELGGDIFRRIGGLTHVPADGPPLPDGEIALEGADKQLSADFSEALGFIKSSIAKMDRLISAILNLTREGRREFQPEKIDTAELIEAIVSTLAHQAAEAQAEIHVAPLPNLVSDRLALEQIFSNLIDNAIKYLKPGVPGEIRIRGRTKLGYAIFEISDNGRGIDPKDHQRIFDLFRRAGTQDKPGQGIGLAHVRALVRRLGGTMSVSSELNTGSTFTITLPITWNASNRNADQ
- a CDS encoding DUF1236 domain-containing protein is translated as MSNRFMISVATLALVAGTGLANAQGTMNRDSGGGAGGAQMQHSQPSGGAAERGGSMGKESAHEKGTVGQAGGSSSMKSGGAAEEKSSGGMDKSGAMNKNATDEKAGAAKGEHAQGAQDKSAQDKSMHDKSAQDKAAQDKSKSTMDKSQTDKSKSTETDTKSGNMNAQTKGADSQTKGADNKAADTKSQTTTGTASATASAPPPEKRTEITSAIKSTKIEETTNVNFNISVGTTIPASVHFHPLPPRIVEIYPEWRGYDVILVHGRYVIVRPQTREIVYIIEG
- the accB gene encoding acetyl-CoA carboxylase biotin carboxyl carrier protein, yielding MARQPDDKAAAKFSSEDSALVRELALLLDETSLTEIEIERAGLRLRVARNISVAATMPMQMAAAPAALPAAAAASAPAAADLSKHPGAVTSPMVGTAYWAPEPGAKPFIEVGSKVSVGQTLLIIEAMKTMNQIPSPRAGTVTQIVIEDGQPVEYGEPLVIIE
- the aroQ gene encoding type II 3-dehydroquinate dehydratase; this encodes MAEPATDTILVLNGPNLNMLGTREPEKYGHASLPDVEALCRETAATFGLKADCRQSNREGELIDFIHEAHARKMKGIIINAGGYSHTSIALHDALLAVQIPTVEVHVTNIHARENFRHHSYTARAAFASLCGFGIEGYRLAIQGLAAKLGIKPKA
- a CDS encoding DsbA family protein, with protein sequence MPSLRLLAPALFALAMFGAAAPASADSFSDAQRTDIEAIVRNYLVTHPEVLEEAMAELTKRQAAAETQKHEASVAQNSDAIFNSPRQVVLGNKDGDVTFVEFFDYNCGYCKRAMDDMLTLMKADPKLKVVLKEFPVLSQGSVEAAQVAVAVRMQDPSGKKYLDFHQKLLGGRGAADKARALQAAKEAGLDVAKIEKDIGSAEVRSTIEENFKLAEAMGMNGTPSYVIGKQIVVGAVGVDSLKEKIAVARCGKATC